One genomic window of Candidatus Parvarchaeota archaeon includes the following:
- a CDS encoding thioredoxin family protein, with protein sequence MGSDKMAVIELDEKSVETSVMGQKGSRVMFFYASWCGDCKKAAPWLEQLADKTSGVEFFRMDAEKFEGIADKFWVERYPTLVFFRDGTADKNILVEPASSDDIRKWLEQRMHAK encoded by the coding sequence ATGGGCAGTGATAAAATGGCGGTTATTGAGCTGGATGAAAAATCAGTTGAAACAAGTGTCATGGGGCAAAAGGGCAGCCGTGTCATGTTTTTTTATGCCTCCTGGTGCGGCGACTGCAAGAAGGCTGCGCCTTGGCTTGAGCAGCTTGCGGATAAAACAAGCGGTGTTGAATTTTTCAGAATGGATGCGGAAAAATTTGAGGGCATTGCGGATAAATTTTGGGTTGAAAGATATCCAACGCTTGTATTTTTCCGGGATGGCACCGCTGACAAAAACATTCTTGTCGAGCCTGCCTCATCAGATGATATCCGGAAATGGCTTGAGCAAAGAATGCATGCAAAATGA
- a CDS encoding ATP-binding cassette domain-containing protein, with product MAREIAIDIRGLVKVYKGNGNAIRALDSVDLQVEHGSVFGFLGPNGAGKTTTLSILCGLIRPTSGLARVAGIDVGKDPLAVRKQIGVVFQQPSVDDLLSGRENLMMHALLYGMDRKTKDGRIEEILSIVGLKQRADDRIKTYSGGMRKRLEIARALLHRPKILFLDEPTVGLDLQTRSHIWKHIKGMSRKFGTTVVFTTHYLEEAQEYADKVAIIDNGKIIDVGTPKSLIEGIGGDVAVFFTKNPLKVARLLKTAKFARNVKALKNSVQAAISNSGKNLPAILRNLPEVDSMELHPASLNDVFIKHTGRAIRSESGEGGFWERIMNNK from the coding sequence ATGGCAAGGGAAATCGCAATAGACATCAGGGGTCTTGTTAAGGTTTACAAGGGCAACGGAAACGCAATCAGGGCGCTTGACAGTGTTGACCTTCAGGTTGAACATGGTTCTGTATTCGGGTTTTTGGGTCCAAACGGGGCTGGAAAGACGACAACGCTTTCAATCCTTTGCGGGCTTATCAGGCCAACCTCGGGGCTTGCCCGTGTGGCGGGCATTGATGTTGGCAAAGACCCCCTTGCAGTAAGGAAGCAAATAGGGGTCGTGTTCCAGCAGCCAAGCGTTGATGACCTGCTTTCGGGGCGGGAAAACTTAATGATGCATGCGCTTTTGTATGGAATGGACAGGAAAACCAAGGACGGGCGGATTGAGGAAATACTCTCCATTGTAGGCCTGAAGCAAAGGGCAGATGACAGGATTAAGACATATTCTGGCGGGATGCGAAAAAGGCTTGAGATTGCCAGGGCGCTTTTGCACAGGCCAAAAATACTTTTCCTTGATGAGCCGACAGTCGGGCTTGACCTTCAGACAAGAAGCCACATCTGGAAGCACATCAAAGGCATGTCAAGGAAGTTTGGCACAACCGTTGTCTTTACAACCCACTATCTTGAGGAGGCCCAGGAATATGCAGACAAGGTTGCAATCATTGACAACGGAAAAATAATCGATGTTGGCACTCCAAAATCCCTCATTGAGGGAATAGGCGGCGATGTGGCGGTTTTTTTCACAAAAAACCCCCTAAAGGTGGCAAGGCTTCTAAAAACTGCCAAGTTTGCACGCAATGTCAAGGCACTAAAAAATTCCGTTCAGGCCGCAATTTCCAATTCCGGGAAGAACCTGCCAGCAATTCTTCGAAACCTTCCTGAAGTCGACTCAATGGAGCTGCATCCTGCCTCGCTAAATGATGTGTTTATCAAGCATACGGGAAGGGCAATAAGAAGTGAAAGCGGCGAGGGCGGTTTTTGGGAGCGGATAATGAACAACAAATAA